Proteins from a genomic interval of Desulfurobacterium sp. TC5-1:
- a CDS encoding tetratricopeptide repeat protein: MKKLAALLSAFILASSCATQQKPVTKPPKLTEKKNDDFLYYYMNFSIATKEGKREEAEKYLEKALKVRPNNTELKLTAAMFYASIGDLNKAIETAKSITNESEKSLRILGKLFIMNGMNKQAAHVFLKLTQKSKKPDDFVICGKLLIGEKRYDEAAKILEKGLKIDPENSLLNFLTGYSYYKEKQYKKAEKYLEKAAELNPEIDDAYQILETIYQKNHSKNIKRFFEKLCRRKDAPLPALRELAKIYIIDGEKGKAVKILNRIVEREPYNLKNLTQVATSLLNLKEYKKVIPVIERITKLNPDNPNVYFLLGLAYELTGQKEKAVKAYEKSLDLFPENTTVIEQLATLYLRLGKIEEAKAYFERLYQLTKKSDYALRIAAIADKNGNTREAYSFLKSIVSKGSNDPRLYFSLAVYADKLGKEEEAERYLKKLLEKHPDDPAALNYLAYLYANRGENLQEALKLIRKALKKRPDNGAYIDTYGWILFKMGKYDKACKELQRALKLSNGDAVVEEHLGECLYYKGDWDRAKDHLKRALKKMTKNPESIEGEGNIKYRAQEILKRLE; this comes from the coding sequence ATGAAAAAACTTGCCGCTCTGCTATCTGCCTTCATACTTGCATCTTCCTGCGCAACTCAGCAAAAGCCGGTTACAAAACCGCCAAAGTTAACAGAGAAAAAAAACGATGACTTCCTCTACTATTATATGAATTTCTCAATAGCGACAAAGGAAGGAAAGAGAGAAGAAGCAGAAAAGTACCTTGAAAAAGCCCTAAAAGTAAGACCAAACAACACAGAATTAAAACTTACAGCTGCCATGTTTTATGCATCAATCGGCGACCTGAACAAAGCGATAGAAACGGCAAAATCCATAACAAATGAATCTGAAAAATCCCTTAGAATTTTAGGAAAACTCTTCATAATGAACGGCATGAACAAACAAGCGGCACATGTATTTTTAAAACTGACTCAAAAATCTAAAAAACCTGATGATTTTGTAATCTGTGGAAAACTTTTAATAGGTGAAAAGCGGTATGACGAAGCTGCCAAAATACTGGAAAAAGGACTAAAAATCGACCCCGAAAATTCTCTTCTTAACTTCCTGACAGGATACAGTTACTACAAGGAAAAACAGTACAAGAAAGCTGAAAAATACCTTGAAAAAGCTGCAGAATTAAACCCCGAAATAGATGATGCTTACCAGATTCTCGAAACCATTTACCAGAAAAATCACAGTAAAAACATAAAAAGATTTTTTGAAAAGCTGTGCAGGAGAAAAGATGCACCGCTGCCGGCACTTAGAGAACTTGCAAAGATATATATAATAGATGGAGAAAAAGGCAAAGCTGTAAAAATTCTCAACAGAATAGTAGAAAGAGAACCATACAATTTGAAAAACTTAACCCAGGTTGCTACAAGCCTGCTTAACCTGAAAGAGTATAAGAAAGTTATCCCCGTAATAGAGAGAATAACAAAGCTTAATCCTGACAATCCAAACGTTTACTTCCTTTTAGGTCTTGCCTATGAATTAACGGGACAGAAAGAAAAGGCAGTAAAAGCTTATGAAAAATCGTTAGACCTGTTCCCTGAAAACACAACCGTAATTGAGCAGCTTGCAACTTTGTATTTAAGACTTGGAAAAATAGAAGAGGCAAAAGCCTACTTTGAGAGACTATATCAACTTACCAAGAAAAGCGATTATGCTCTTAGAATAGCAGCTATCGCAGATAAAAATGGCAATACCCGGGAAGCTTACAGTTTCCTCAAATCAATTGTAAGCAAGGGAAGTAACGATCCAAGACTCTACTTTTCCCTTGCCGTTTATGCCGACAAACTTGGAAAAGAAGAAGAGGCAGAAAGATATCTGAAAAAGCTTCTGGAAAAGCATCCTGACGACCCGGCAGCCCTCAATTACCTCGCATACCTTTACGCAAACAGAGGTGAAAACCTTCAAGAAGCACTAAAACTGATAAGAAAAGCCCTCAAAAAGAGGCCTGATAATGGCGCCTATATTGACACCTACGGCTGGATACTCTTTAAGATGGGAAAGTATGACAAAGCCTGCAAAGAACTTCAAAGAGCGCTCAAACTTAGCAACGGTGACGCGGTCGTTGAGGAACATTTAGGAGAATGCCTGTACTACAAAGGGGACTGGGATAGGGCAAAAGATCACCTTAAAAGGGCTCTCAAAAAGATGACAAAGAATCCTGAATCAATAGAGGGCGAAGGCAACATAAAATACCGGGCGCAGGAGATACTTAAACGTCTTGAATAG
- the murF gene encoding UDP-N-acetylmuramoyl-tripeptide--D-alanyl-D-alanine ligase has protein sequence MKLKEIANITGGTIKGNLNVNVERFEFDSRKVTEKTLFIPLKGNRDGHNFIDDAAKRGAAATLSEKELKPILPTIHVENTMEAFKKIALHKREIFSGNVIGITGSVGKTTTKELLTYVLSKFSTVHSNVESYNNLLGITHTLANLKKCNVYIQEIGTNSPGEVATLTEMVKPHIGVVTAVEPGHLEGFKTFENLLKEKFSLIENTEVKIAPSHLAKEKNILTFGKGGTAEIIEAHFYPEKTLFTAKINSKTVNGQVNIPGRGILNAILITLLIGNVLNIPPEEIVEIVKTFKPPKWRMEIVKLGSITLIRDYYNANPASMKNAIDVLSLYETPKVAVLGEMLELGNHSEKLHRDIGKYLSEKGIEEALFFGKNSVFYLSNFNGRGYHFNNRDEFLQFLKTFDFSGKTVLIKGSRGNKLEEVETIIRERFQ, from the coding sequence GTGAAATTAAAAGAGATAGCTAACATAACAGGTGGAACTATCAAAGGAAACTTAAACGTTAACGTTGAACGGTTTGAATTTGACTCAAGAAAGGTTACGGAAAAAACGCTATTCATACCGCTAAAAGGAAACAGGGATGGCCACAATTTTATAGACGACGCCGCAAAAAGAGGCGCTGCTGCGACACTATCAGAAAAAGAATTAAAACCGATACTCCCTACGATCCACGTTGAAAACACGATGGAAGCTTTCAAAAAAATTGCACTTCACAAGCGAGAAATTTTTAGCGGAAACGTCATAGGCATAACAGGAAGCGTTGGCAAAACAACCACTAAAGAACTTCTTACCTACGTTTTATCCAAATTTTCCACCGTCCACTCAAACGTAGAAAGCTACAACAACCTTTTAGGGATTACCCACACTCTCGCTAATTTGAAAAAGTGCAACGTGTACATTCAAGAAATAGGGACAAACAGTCCCGGGGAAGTGGCGACTCTAACAGAAATGGTGAAACCACACATTGGTGTAGTAACTGCAGTAGAACCGGGTCACCTTGAAGGATTTAAAACATTTGAAAATCTACTAAAAGAAAAGTTTTCACTGATCGAAAATACAGAAGTTAAAATTGCACCATCACATCTTGCAAAAGAGAAAAACATTTTAACTTTTGGCAAAGGTGGCACTGCAGAAATTATAGAAGCACATTTTTATCCAGAAAAAACGCTATTCACAGCGAAAATCAACAGTAAAACGGTAAACGGTCAGGTAAACATCCCGGGAAGAGGCATACTAAACGCAATTTTAATAACACTGTTGATTGGAAACGTTCTGAACATCCCACCCGAAGAGATTGTGGAAATTGTGAAAACTTTTAAACCACCAAAGTGGAGAATGGAAATTGTAAAGCTTGGCAGTATAACTCTGATACGGGATTACTACAACGCCAATCCTGCATCAATGAAAAATGCGATAGATGTTTTATCCCTCTACGAAACGCCAAAGGTTGCGGTATTAGGTGAAATGTTAGAACTTGGGAACCACTCTGAAAAGCTTCATAGAGATATAGGCAAATACCTTTCGGAAAAAGGCATAGAAGAAGCCCTATTTTTTGGTAAAAACAGCGTTTTCTACCTTTCAAATTTCAACGGCAGAGGTTATCATTTTAATAACAGGGACGAATTTTTACAGTTTTTAAAAACCTTTGATTTCAGCGGGAAAACCGTTCTTATAAAAGGTTCCAGAGGGAACAAACTTGAAGAAGTTGAAACCATAATAAGAGAGAGGTTCCAGTGA
- a CDS encoding CoB--CoM heterodisulfide reductase iron-sulfur subunit B family protein, which translates to MRRIGFYRGCCFQGLDFILFEVIKNVLNRLNVELPEVRKTVCCGGNVIDEESRFLSVLINGRNMAAAEKENLDLLISCNTCFMVINRAKKVLDENEEIKEKINRILKEEELTYTGNLKLWHILPFLTRKIGFKEIEREVRRKLPVKMAPFYGCHLRYPEKVIKDGELEKLIEVCGGVPTEFEESNTCCGYHAIYTDRATALKKIKKIVESAKEAGAEVIVTPCPLCFKAFDLYQADAKIKEKLPVLFLPEMVALAFGMDEIESGIKYHKIPVEI; encoded by the coding sequence GTGAGAAGAATTGGATTTTATAGAGGCTGCTGTTTTCAGGGACTTGATTTCATCCTGTTTGAAGTCATAAAAAACGTACTCAACAGGCTTAATGTCGAACTTCCCGAAGTGAGAAAGACCGTGTGTTGCGGCGGAAATGTCATTGATGAAGAGAGCAGATTTCTATCGGTTTTAATTAACGGCAGAAACATGGCCGCTGCGGAGAAAGAAAACCTTGATCTGTTAATAAGCTGCAACACCTGCTTCATGGTTATAAACAGAGCGAAAAAAGTTCTTGATGAAAATGAAGAAATAAAAGAAAAGATAAACAGAATCCTTAAGGAGGAAGAGCTCACCTACACCGGCAACCTTAAACTCTGGCACATTTTACCCTTCCTGACACGAAAAATTGGTTTTAAAGAAATAGAAAGAGAAGTAAGGAGGAAGCTTCCCGTAAAAATGGCACCTTTTTACGGATGCCACCTGAGATATCCTGAAAAGGTCATTAAAGACGGGGAACTTGAAAAGCTTATAGAGGTATGTGGGGGCGTACCAACAGAGTTTGAAGAATCAAACACATGCTGCGGCTACCATGCAATATATACAGACAGGGCAACTGCTCTTAAAAAAATTAAAAAGATTGTTGAAAGTGCGAAAGAAGCCGGAGCAGAAGTAATAGTAACACCATGCCCCTTATGCTTTAAAGCTTTTGATCTCTATCAGGCAGACGCAAAAATAAAAGAAAAACTACCTGTCCTATTTTTACCGGAGATGGTAGCCCTTGCTTTTGGAATGGATGAAATAGAATCAGGGATAAAGTACCACAAAATCCCTGTAGAGATATAA
- a CDS encoding succinate dehydrogenase/fumarate reductase iron-sulfur subunit, giving the protein MKTATFRVFRFNPETDRKPQYQDYEIPITKGITVLEGLTYIKDNIDPTLAFRAFCRSGICGSCAVNINGKPRLACKTPIEKIMEEFSSKTIIIEPLSRFKIIKDLVVDTEGKKETIKRFNLWLEEKEPPRDAEFTVSPEEVKQYEKETDCILCLACCSVCEALKENIPFSGPFAFVRTFRFLSDSREKEEIKEKRLEIALNASVWSCLQCQKCVAVCPKNIAPADDIQKVRRAIVRSGKKESPGAKKLSHYLNWIYATGQINRLFLPADVYNSEKAVKEFIKTCREHGIEVWDIPHLPDGFLALRDLIIRALVEEGNIEAIDFKKIRKIDEKIEALLKGEEK; this is encoded by the coding sequence TTGAAAACCGCTACCTTTCGAGTGTTTAGATTTAATCCTGAAACAGACAGAAAGCCTCAATACCAGGATTACGAAATTCCTATCACAAAAGGAATAACAGTTCTTGAAGGATTAACATACATAAAAGATAACATAGATCCCACACTCGCTTTCAGGGCTTTCTGCAGAAGCGGAATATGCGGTTCGTGTGCCGTAAACATCAACGGGAAACCTCGCCTTGCATGTAAAACACCTATTGAAAAAATCATGGAGGAGTTTAGTTCTAAAACTATTATTATAGAACCCCTCTCAAGATTTAAAATCATAAAAGACCTTGTCGTTGACACGGAAGGTAAAAAAGAAACGATAAAACGCTTTAACCTGTGGCTTGAGGAAAAAGAGCCTCCCAGAGATGCAGAATTTACCGTCTCACCTGAAGAGGTAAAACAGTACGAGAAAGAAACAGACTGCATCCTATGCCTTGCCTGTTGCAGTGTTTGTGAAGCGTTAAAAGAAAACATTCCATTCTCAGGTCCTTTTGCGTTTGTCAGAACCTTCAGGTTTCTGTCAGATTCAAGAGAAAAGGAAGAGATAAAAGAGAAAAGACTTGAAATAGCACTTAACGCCTCCGTATGGTCCTGCCTTCAGTGTCAGAAGTGCGTTGCAGTCTGTCCAAAAAACATTGCACCTGCAGATGATATACAGAAAGTTAGAAGAGCAATCGTAAGAAGCGGGAAGAAAGAATCTCCTGGTGCAAAGAAGCTCTCCCACTACCTTAACTGGATATACGCAACAGGACAGATTAACCGCCTATTTTTGCCGGCTGATGTTTACAACAGTGAAAAAGCTGTAAAAGAGTTTATAAAAACGTGCAGAGAACACGGCATTGAAGTGTGGGACATTCCACACCTTCCCGACGGATTCCTGGCGCTGAGAGACCTTATAATAAGGGCACTGGTGGAAGAAGGGAACATTGAAGCAATAGACTTTAAAAAGATACGGAAAATAGACGAAAAGATAGAAGCACTCCTTAAAGGAGAAGAGAAGTGA
- a CDS encoding UDP-N-acetylmuramoyl-L-alanyl-D-glutamate--2,6-diaminopimelate ligase has product MKLSQLIEKIDIEAIQFEDCIIRGISEDSRQIKPGYLFFAVKGFQADGHNYIENAISKGAVAIIGTDRKALKKAAEKGVTALLTREIRKTEGIIAHRFFDKPSEKLKLIGITGTNGKTTTSFILYNALKSAGFKTGLIGTVEYVTPNSRKKAERTTPPPIELNALLKQMVDEGAEYVVMEISSHAVSLSRIEGLTFQGGVFTNLSPEHLDFYQNIYNYFLAKYGFLKYINPEGFFLTNSDDFFGSVIEGTKTIHRFETISYGRSGKLKITEIKPIPNGTQVKVTFKGKTFTLKTNLKGKYNAYNVTAAFGALLKLGFENAEDYFKQITVPGRLEEIAPDIYIDYAHTPDALENVLKTLKEIYPHKKLTVVFGCGGNRDKQKRPLMGRIASKIADRVIVTTDNPRFENPEEIIKNILKGCDLKKTKVIPDRKSAIETAIKESSGVILIAGKGHEDYQEVRGKKYHFSDKEVALEVIGEIKRDS; this is encoded by the coding sequence TTGAAACTATCACAGTTAATAGAAAAAATAGATATAGAAGCCATTCAATTTGAAGATTGCATCATTCGTGGCATATCAGAAGATAGCCGGCAGATAAAGCCTGGCTATCTTTTTTTTGCGGTGAAAGGTTTTCAGGCAGACGGCCATAACTATATTGAAAATGCCATCTCAAAGGGTGCCGTTGCCATTATAGGCACAGACAGAAAAGCACTAAAAAAGGCAGCAGAAAAAGGTGTAACAGCACTCTTAACAAGAGAGATAAGAAAAACAGAAGGCATAATAGCACACCGCTTCTTCGATAAACCTTCAGAAAAACTGAAGTTAATAGGAATAACAGGAACAAACGGGAAAACAACAACTTCTTTCATACTTTACAACGCTTTAAAAAGCGCAGGATTCAAAACAGGACTGATAGGAACAGTTGAATACGTAACACCAAATAGCAGAAAAAAGGCAGAAAGAACGACTCCACCGCCGATAGAGCTAAACGCTCTTTTAAAGCAAATGGTTGATGAAGGTGCTGAATATGTCGTAATGGAAATTTCTTCCCACGCCGTATCATTATCAAGAATAGAGGGACTCACCTTCCAGGGAGGTGTTTTCACAAATCTTTCGCCAGAGCATCTTGACTTTTATCAAAATATATACAACTACTTCCTGGCAAAGTATGGTTTCCTTAAATACATAAACCCGGAGGGATTCTTCCTCACAAACAGTGACGACTTCTTCGGAAGTGTCATAGAGGGAACAAAAACCATCCATAGATTTGAAACTATATCTTACGGAAGATCGGGAAAACTGAAAATAACAGAGATAAAGCCAATACCAAACGGAACACAGGTAAAAGTTACATTTAAAGGAAAAACATTTACGCTAAAAACAAATCTTAAAGGAAAATACAACGCCTACAATGTGACTGCTGCTTTCGGCGCCCTTTTAAAATTAGGATTTGAAAACGCTGAAGACTACTTCAAACAAATAACGGTGCCGGGACGGCTGGAGGAAATCGCACCAGACATCTACATAGATTACGCCCACACGCCGGACGCACTTGAAAACGTCCTTAAAACACTGAAAGAAATATACCCGCACAAAAAACTCACGGTAGTTTTTGGATGTGGCGGAAACAGGGATAAGCAGAAAAGACCCCTCATGGGGAGAATCGCATCGAAGATCGCCGATAGAGTTATAGTGACAACAGATAATCCCCGATTTGAAAATCCTGAAGAGATAATCAAAAATATCTTAAAAGGCTGTGACTTGAAAAAAACAAAAGTTATTCCCGATAGAAAAAGTGCCATAGAAACTGCAATAAAGGAAAGCAGTGGTGTTATCCTTATAGCAGGCAAGGGACATGAAGATTACCAGGAAGTTAGAGGAAAAAAATACCACTTTAGCGACAAAGAAGTAGCATTAGAGGTGATAGGTGAAATTAAAAGAGATAGCTAA
- a CDS encoding YtxH domain-containing protein, producing MKKGTIMFILGSLVGAGAAYLATTRKEEIMEKLQELQEQLKDSDLPERAKKLVKEIAENIQTLVMSPEEELSEEEKKDILDEVESKIQKLEEAIKGDETEA from the coding sequence ATGAAAAAGGGAACGATAATGTTTATTCTTGGAAGCCTCGTTGGAGCAGGGGCAGCCTATCTTGCAACAACAAGGAAAGAAGAGATAATGGAAAAATTGCAGGAACTTCAGGAACAACTTAAAGACAGTGACCTTCCTGAAAGGGCTAAAAAGCTGGTTAAAGAAATAGCTGAAAACATTCAAACACTTGTAATGTCACCAGAAGAAGAACTTTCTGAGGAAGAGAAAAAGGATATTTTAGACGAAGTGGAATCAAAGATTCAAAAGTTAGAAGAAGCGATTAAAGGAGACGAAACAGAAGCTTGA
- the recG gene encoding ATP-dependent DNA helicase RecG produces MRETLENIKRLLTLLVKEDFRYFDRVRDPDKALLAMFSKLKPFLSEKRISFVEKAEKFLKGYRYLSDSDRKRLIKELHTVFVLRFSLEEIEREVQKKKLEKIVSSSSSGFVEEAEKYPLKAFFQPPETVKGLNKYAISRLKKLGLNTILDVLFYVPFRYEDRTTITPLNLLRDGETALVKGKVAGIVDTVTKRGKKLLKVILYDRHGKVTLLFLQQRVFGFYKKLFSQARELGKDVVAYGKVKRSGLSFTMVHPEVEIFEEKKSYSKVGVILPVYHLMEGLKQNLVRKDIAFVVKKTLLRFPEYLPGEIVKKRKLPSISRSIWEVHFPSSPVEELQEFKTAYQQRLIYDEFFLFQVALALVRRRIKEEKGIGFPVTEKMLDEFKKNLPFCLTGAQERVLKEIVADMKSEKPMNRLIQGDVGSGKTVVAAAAAYLAVKSGYQVAVMAPTEILAKQHFKKFKEFFSHFGIPVGILTGSMTPKAKETTLKAIRKGYFKVIVGTHALIQEKVEFENLGLVIIDEQHRFGVKQRAELKNKGSRPDVLVMTATPIPRTLALTAYGDLDVSVIDEMPAGRKPVKTKIVFDDEMEKVVSFLRKELLKGNRAYIVYPLVEESEKIELKAATEMFHFWSEKLKDFSVGLLHGRMKQEEKDEVMSKFKSGEFHVLVSTTVIEVGVDVPEATVMVIEHAERFGLAQLHQLRGRVGRSDRQSFCFLITKRTVSEDAIKRLRVLEATTDGFKVAEADLMFRGPGELMGTRQSGIGEFKIADLRRDFELLKMAREDAFEFVEKNPNLEGFDDLKDLIKYRFKGNENFVEIA; encoded by the coding sequence ATGAGGGAAACCCTGGAGAACATAAAAAGGTTGCTTACCCTTCTTGTAAAAGAGGATTTTAGATACTTTGATAGGGTTAGAGATCCTGATAAAGCTCTCCTTGCAATGTTTTCAAAGTTAAAACCTTTTCTTTCAGAAAAGAGAATCTCTTTTGTTGAAAAGGCCGAGAAGTTTTTGAAGGGTTACAGGTACCTTTCTGATAGTGATAGGAAGCGGCTTATTAAAGAACTTCATACAGTTTTTGTTTTGAGGTTTTCTCTTGAAGAGATAGAAAGAGAGGTTCAGAAAAAAAAGTTAGAAAAGATTGTATCCTCATCCTCTTCAGGATTCGTAGAGGAAGCGGAAAAGTATCCTTTAAAAGCTTTTTTCCAGCCGCCGGAGACGGTGAAGGGGTTGAACAAATACGCCATTTCACGGTTAAAAAAGTTGGGTCTTAACACCATTTTAGATGTTCTCTTTTATGTTCCTTTCAGGTATGAAGATAGGACGACTATAACGCCTCTAAATCTCCTGAGAGATGGAGAAACTGCCCTCGTAAAAGGAAAGGTTGCAGGGATTGTAGATACGGTTACTAAAAGAGGAAAAAAGCTTTTGAAAGTTATACTCTACGATAGGCACGGGAAGGTAACGCTTCTCTTTCTGCAGCAGAGAGTTTTTGGGTTTTACAAAAAGCTCTTTTCTCAGGCCAGAGAGTTGGGAAAGGATGTGGTAGCTTACGGTAAAGTTAAAAGGAGTGGTCTTTCTTTCACCATGGTTCATCCAGAAGTTGAGATTTTTGAAGAGAAAAAGAGTTATTCAAAGGTTGGCGTTATACTGCCTGTTTACCATCTAATGGAGGGATTGAAGCAGAACCTTGTAAGAAAAGATATAGCCTTTGTTGTGAAGAAAACACTTCTCCGTTTTCCGGAGTATCTTCCAGGAGAAATAGTAAAAAAGAGAAAGTTGCCTTCTATATCTCGATCAATATGGGAGGTTCACTTTCCTTCATCACCTGTTGAAGAACTTCAGGAGTTCAAGACGGCTTATCAGCAGCGTTTGATATACGATGAATTTTTCCTGTTCCAGGTGGCATTGGCCCTTGTGAGAAGACGTATAAAGGAAGAAAAGGGTATAGGTTTTCCTGTAACGGAAAAGATGTTGGACGAATTTAAGAAGAATCTGCCATTTTGTCTAACTGGTGCTCAGGAGAGAGTTCTAAAGGAAATAGTAGCGGATATGAAGAGTGAAAAACCTATGAACCGCCTGATTCAGGGAGATGTTGGTAGTGGTAAAACGGTTGTTGCTGCAGCTGCTGCCTATCTTGCTGTAAAGAGTGGATATCAGGTTGCGGTTATGGCACCGACGGAAATTCTTGCCAAGCAGCACTTTAAGAAGTTTAAGGAGTTTTTCTCTCACTTTGGTATTCCTGTTGGAATTTTGACAGGCAGCATGACGCCGAAAGCTAAAGAGACTACCCTCAAAGCGATAAGAAAGGGCTATTTTAAGGTGATTGTTGGCACTCACGCTCTTATTCAGGAAAAGGTGGAGTTTGAAAATTTAGGTCTTGTTATTATTGATGAACAGCACAGGTTTGGCGTCAAGCAGAGAGCGGAACTTAAAAATAAGGGGAGCCGTCCGGATGTTCTTGTTATGACAGCGACGCCTATACCGAGGACTCTTGCCCTTACCGCCTATGGAGATCTTGATGTTTCTGTTATAGATGAAATGCCAGCAGGACGCAAACCCGTGAAAACAAAGATTGTTTTTGATGATGAGATGGAAAAGGTAGTTTCTTTTTTAAGAAAAGAGCTTTTGAAGGGGAACAGGGCATACATTGTTTATCCGCTTGTTGAGGAGTCTGAAAAGATTGAACTTAAGGCAGCAACAGAGATGTTTCACTTCTGGAGTGAGAAGCTTAAAGATTTTTCCGTTGGGCTTCTTCACGGCAGGATGAAACAGGAAGAGAAGGATGAAGTTATGTCAAAATTTAAGTCCGGTGAGTTTCATGTGCTTGTCTCAACGACTGTTATAGAAGTTGGTGTTGATGTTCCTGAGGCAACTGTTATGGTAATTGAACATGCTGAACGGTTCGGGCTTGCCCAGCTTCATCAGTTGAGAGGCAGAGTTGGGAGGAGTGACAGGCAGTCTTTCTGTTTTCTCATAACAAAAAGAACCGTAAGTGAAGATGCGATAAAACGTTTGAGAGTCCTTGAAGCCACGACAGACGGTTTTAAGGTTGCAGAGGCGGACCTTATGTTTAGAGGTCCCGGAGAACTTATGGGAACAAGGCAGTCTGGTATAGGTGAGTTTAAAATAGCGGATTTAAGGCGGGACTTTGAACTTTTAAAGATGGCAAGAGAAGATGCTTTTGAGTTTGTTGAGAAAAATCCGAACCTTGAAGGTTTTGATGACCTTAAGGATTTAATAAAGTACCGCTTTAAGGGAAATGAAAACTTTGTTGAAATTGCTTGA
- a CDS encoding D-alanine--D-alanine ligase, protein MIVVLKGGPSPEAEVSRKSAAAVVKALKKLGYEVLDLEFDENAAKNLIELKPERVFIALHGVPGEDGSVQGLLESLGIPYTGCGVESSAICMDKDATKRYLKSFGIPVPAGETYFSKEEVDWMEIPCVVKPARTGSTVGISVVKTEEELEKAVEIAFKYDTKILIEEFIEGRELTIPVLNGKALPIVEVIPEGGFYDYEAKYKKHTTKYEVPARIPEKTAKKINKLAEKIFRILECRGAIRIDLRLDEMNVPYILEVNTIPGMTERSLLPKSAAAAGITFEKLIEEILKG, encoded by the coding sequence GTGATAGTCGTTCTTAAAGGTGGACCTTCCCCGGAAGCGGAAGTTTCAAGAAAAAGCGCAGCTGCCGTAGTAAAAGCATTGAAAAAGTTAGGATATGAAGTTTTAGACCTTGAATTTGACGAAAATGCTGCAAAAAACCTAATAGAGCTCAAGCCGGAAAGGGTGTTCATAGCCCTACACGGTGTTCCCGGTGAAGATGGTTCCGTTCAGGGACTTTTAGAAAGTTTAGGAATACCTTACACAGGATGCGGCGTTGAATCAAGCGCCATTTGCATGGACAAAGACGCAACAAAAAGATATCTTAAAAGCTTTGGCATTCCGGTACCTGCAGGAGAAACTTATTTCTCAAAAGAGGAAGTTGACTGGATGGAGATACCGTGCGTCGTAAAACCGGCAAGAACAGGCTCAACGGTAGGCATATCTGTCGTTAAAACAGAAGAAGAGCTTGAAAAAGCAGTTGAAATTGCATTTAAGTATGACACAAAAATTCTCATTGAAGAGTTTATAGAAGGGAGAGAACTGACAATCCCGGTGCTGAATGGAAAGGCTCTTCCAATCGTTGAAGTTATCCCCGAAGGAGGTTTTTACGACTATGAAGCAAAATATAAAAAACATACAACAAAATATGAAGTACCTGCCAGAATTCCAGAAAAAACAGCTAAAAAAATAAATAAGTTGGCTGAAAAAATATTTCGCATTTTAGAGTGCCGCGGAGCCATCAGGATAGATCTCAGACTTGATGAAATGAATGTTCCGTACATCCTTGAAGTTAACACAATTCCCGGCATGACAGAGAGAAGTTTACTGCCAAAATCTGCCGCTGCTGCCGGCATAACATTTGAAAAACTGATTGAGGAAATCCTAAAAGGATGA